One stretch of Bacteroidota bacterium DNA includes these proteins:
- a CDS encoding SH3 domain-containing protein produces the protein MKKIFRQITLCLCVSAVITSAQSEELTSVFEDANRLYLEQKFDAAISRYESIIANGYENGEVYFNLGNAYYKSGKLQHAILNYERARKFIPNDDDLEFNLQLVNLQLTDKIESIPELFIYRWADALLTIFTRDTMVWMLYSFFILALLSFSYFLFAETYEGRRYSLMSGMICSALLVLGIANFVIQSIRESESEFAVVMTDVANIKSAPDSKGNDLFVIHRGLKVQVLDNVNKWYKIRLADGKVGWIPEKEIESI, from the coding sequence ATGAAAAAAATATTCCGGCAAATTACTCTGTGTCTCTGTGTTTCTGCGGTGATTACTTCAGCGCAAAGCGAAGAATTGACATCGGTCTTTGAAGATGCTAATCGTCTGTATTTGGAACAAAAATTTGATGCTGCGATTTCCCGATATGAATCGATCATTGCAAACGGATATGAGAATGGTGAAGTTTATTTCAATCTTGGGAACGCCTATTACAAATCGGGAAAGCTTCAACATGCTATCTTGAATTACGAACGGGCGCGAAAATTTATTCCGAATGACGATGATCTGGAATTTAATCTTCAATTAGTGAATCTTCAATTGACTGATAAAATTGAATCGATCCCAGAACTATTTATTTACCGTTGGGCAGACGCATTGTTAACTATTTTCACACGTGATACAATGGTATGGATGCTGTATTCATTTTTCATTCTGGCACTGCTATCATTCTCTTATTTTCTATTTGCGGAAACATATGAAGGCCGCCGGTATTCATTAATGAGCGGTATGATCTGCTCCGCGTTATTGGTATTGGGAATAGCAAATTTTGTGATTCAATCTATCCGTGAATCTGAATCGGAATTTGCCGTCGTGATGACCGATGTTGCCAACATTAAATCAGCGCCGGACAGCAAGGGAAACGATCTTTTTGTTATTCATCGCGGTTTGAAAGTGCAAGTTTTGGATAATGTGAATAAGTGGTATAAGATCCGTCTTGCCGACGGAAAAGTTGGCTGGATTCCCGAAAAAGAGATCGAATCAATTTAA
- a CDS encoding SRPBCC domain-containing protein — MKTKSFKQKISFKASAHDVYSALMDSKKHAKFTGGPAKISRKIGGTFSVYDGYATGRNLDLVDDKKIVQEWRASDWDDADLSEVTFLITPTKTGCTLTFTHKKVPLQHFSAIKQGWIDFYWKPMKEMLEFR, encoded by the coding sequence TTGAAAACCAAATCCTTCAAACAAAAAATTTCATTCAAAGCTTCAGCGCACGATGTGTATAGTGCATTGATGGATTCGAAGAAGCATGCAAAATTCACCGGTGGTCCTGCGAAAATAAGCCGGAAGATTGGCGGAACATTTTCGGTGTATGACGGCTACGCGACAGGAAGGAATCTTGACCTTGTGGATGATAAAAAGATTGTCCAAGAGTGGCGTGCCTCTGATTGGGATGATGCAGATCTTTCCGAAGTGACTTTCTTGATTACTCCCACCAAAACAGGTTGTACGCTGACATTCACTCATAAAAAAGTTCCTCTGCAGCATTTTTCTGCTATTAAGCAAGGGTGGATAGATTTTTATTGGAAACCAATGAAAGAAATGCTTGAATTTCGATAA
- a CDS encoding BatD family protein: MVKKKIYCIILTMWVFSALLFSQNPAFIATVDKNPVTQDEQFTLELTMNSSGETPRNFKAPDFSKFLLLSGPNQSTSMQIINGAVSSSQTFSYVLQAREAGKFTIASAVIEVGGNQFKSNPIELTVTKASGKKSQQTQSAQAQGVDIGDNVFLRAVVDRSRVYQGEQVTVTYKIYTRARIVNYAINKLPTMTGFWGEELPLPQQVNLSNEMINGKQYQVGTLRKMALFPTQSGTLSINPMELTCQVQVQSRRRSNDIFDQFFNDPFFGAQTANVPLKSDPVKITVLPLPQNPVPESFQGAVGKFSLTASLNKRRAKTNEPISLKAIITGSGNVKILEAPKLKLPTDFEQYDPKVKEDIDRTGSAISGTKTFEWLIVPRYPGDKKIPALVFSYFDVGQRRYVTLRTNEFNVLVEKGSAEAPQNAAGLSKEDVRLLNQDIRFIKTDVSAFREKNKELIDPTAAIMMTVIPFAAFIGLLFYRQKALTEMSDVVSFRSRKALKIAAKKLANANMLLHANKPEEFYAEVSTAMWQYVSDKLAIDRAELSIDNVTQKLHEKKVSDDLTQKIKELLESCEFARFAPGSSSTEEKKKMYEMASSIIVAAERELVR, encoded by the coding sequence ATGGTTAAGAAAAAAATATATTGCATCATACTGACAATGTGGGTCTTCTCTGCACTCCTTTTTTCGCAGAATCCCGCATTTATTGCCACGGTGGACAAAAATCCTGTTACGCAGGATGAACAATTCACACTTGAACTTACAATGAATTCTTCAGGCGAGACTCCTCGGAATTTCAAAGCTCCTGATTTTAGTAAGTTCCTCCTCCTTTCCGGTCCGAACCAATCAACAAGCATGCAAATAATTAATGGAGCTGTGAGCTCATCCCAAACATTCAGCTACGTGTTGCAGGCTCGTGAAGCAGGAAAGTTTACAATCGCTTCCGCAGTAATTGAAGTTGGGGGGAATCAATTTAAATCTAATCCCATTGAATTGACGGTGACCAAGGCATCCGGAAAAAAATCTCAACAGACCCAGTCGGCCCAAGCACAGGGTGTTGATATTGGAGATAATGTTTTCCTACGCGCCGTTGTGGATCGGTCACGAGTATATCAGGGTGAGCAGGTTACAGTGACGTATAAGATTTATACGCGCGCTCGAATTGTTAATTATGCTATCAACAAACTGCCAACAATGACCGGTTTTTGGGGAGAAGAACTGCCTCTTCCGCAGCAGGTAAATTTGTCAAACGAGATGATCAACGGAAAGCAGTATCAAGTAGGTACTCTTAGGAAAATGGCGTTGTTCCCTACACAAAGCGGCACGTTATCGATCAATCCGATGGAATTGACCTGTCAGGTGCAAGTGCAGTCACGCCGTCGTTCCAACGACATCTTTGATCAGTTCTTTAATGATCCATTCTTTGGTGCGCAAACAGCAAATGTTCCGTTGAAAAGTGATCCGGTAAAAATCACGGTGCTTCCATTACCGCAAAATCCTGTTCCGGAATCATTCCAAGGCGCAGTTGGGAAATTCTCGCTGACAGCATCCCTTAACAAACGCCGGGCAAAAACAAACGAACCAATTTCGTTAAAAGCCATCATCACCGGTTCCGGCAATGTGAAGATTCTTGAAGCGCCGAAATTGAAACTTCCTACAGATTTTGAACAATACGATCCAAAAGTAAAAGAAGATATTGACCGAACCGGTTCAGCAATTAGTGGAACAAAAACATTTGAATGGCTTATTGTTCCGAGGTATCCCGGCGATAAAAAGATTCCGGCGTTAGTATTTTCCTATTTTGATGTTGGTCAACGCCGATATGTGACGCTTCGAACGAATGAGTTCAATGTACTTGTGGAGAAAGGGAGTGCTGAAGCCCCGCAGAATGCTGCCGGACTCTCAAAAGAAGATGTGAGATTGTTGAACCAGGATATTCGCTTTATCAAAACGGATGTAAGTGCATTTCGCGAAAAGAATAAGGAATTAATCGATCCCACTGCGGCAATAATGATGACTGTCATTCCCTTCGCTGCTTTTATAGGATTATTATTCTATCGTCAAAAAGCTTTGACTGAAATGTCGGACGTTGTTTCCTTCCGTTCACGCAAAGCATTGAAGATTGCTGCAAAGAAGCTTGCAAATGCAAATATGCTTTTGCATGCCAACAAGCCGGAAGAGTTCTATGCTGAAGTCTCAACGGCAATGTGGCAATATGTTTCCGATAAACTGGCGATTGATCGTGCTGAACTTTCTATCGACAATGTCACTCAGAAATTACACGAAAAGAAAGTCTCAGATGACCTGACGCAAAAGATAAAAGAATTATTGGAATCGTGCGAATTTGCCCGGTTTGCCCCGGGCAGTTCTTCAACGGAAGAAAAGAAAAAGATGTATGAAATGGCAAGCAGTATTATTGTTGCGGCAGAGCGGGAGTTGGTGCGATGA